The Podospora pseudopauciseta strain CBS 411.78 chromosome 2 map unlocalized CBS411.78m_2, whole genome shotgun sequence genome has a window encoding:
- a CDS encoding uncharacterized protein (COG:T; COG:Z; EggNog:ENOG503NU2F) — protein MSSHDKARASSGKASSFFHRSKNKVDKRTTANDAQYLATDNDGASSVHSRSSRHQRESSVISLDRPDSSGSGINNMAGVMTTIPYDAVPSGRRSPVPVEYLPQGDQMPIRLQPHHLNKATSDFHQYPTFDTPQHASSPNLSTPRVPAHASPSISNITMATTGRQAQLQQWGPPREGGSSNNSRYNSYMTTTSRSSGDNASIMSGNTGSYHDQAQAQGYNRLSRTALPSASSQSSFLSPHSPAPRDARNTKFPSGFQNSDGFQFPRPTDESIIEQMFLALMQKRGWHNLPDQAKRQMVAYPADKKWTLIYQDRLAEWQGDQKRRQTARTGQYSNVDLTQLPDEEGSPEWYVRKVMENALDSKGLGSLEVNLRTQQIGWVKRFIECQGQVALTNVLLKINRRTVNGPTQDSGKGDKNLDKEYDIVKCLKALMNNKFGAEDALAHQQVLVALVVSLISPRLTTRKLVSEVLTFLCHWNEGKGQLKVIEAMDVVKNQQGENGRFDAWMRLVEVTIDGRGKMGSLVGASEEVRSGGIGMENLLMEYAVATLILINMFIDAPEKDLQMRVHIRAQFTACGIKRMLNKMEAFQYDLIDKQIERFRTNEAIDYEDMFERENSSIKDSVEGEVRDLNDPVQIVDAIQQRLKGSKTQDYFISALQHLLLIRENDGEERLRMFQLVDAMLSYVAMDRRLPDMDLKQSLNFTVQNLLDKLHTDSEARQAFDEATEQRRIAEAALAERDELRERIAMGADGLVAKLQKQIDEQARFIDAQRRQAEGLKSEMDNLQTLRAKEAQRYELETRELYLMLRDAQDVAASNAAKGNKLGEEDPAAMQGILDRERLMSRLQMQLERQKTVYKLEGRVWGESVGPSDRLRALREEMDGFGGAADHPDGPAPRDFTNSMLGSVKRSTRIPRKPLGPRGERQATEDDVLEEDIDEEDDAIIIEKPRLVEYKRPVLDPKKAAGMFNELQGKVQRYDASDSEDNDGITTGPSHPSLEAQAPATPSDNEPPKIRITDTTPAAPAPPGPAAGGPPPPPPPPPPPMPGRLPGAPPPIPGAAPPAAGGPPPPPPPPPPPMPGKLPGAPPPVPGAGGPPPPPPPPPPPPMPGTGGMPPPPPPPPPMPGMKGMPAPPPPPMPGGMSGHFLSRNQNLAPAGPSLGLSIVRPKKKLKALHWEKVDSPLTTHWAAHTPSAEDREEKYLELSRKGILDEVEKLFMAREIKALGGGQAKKDDKKQIISNDLRKAYEIALAKFSQLSVEKVVQMIIHCDPEVLDNPVVMDFLQKEDLCNIPDSTAKLLAPYSKDWTGPEADKETREQDPAELTRQDQIYLMTAFELHHYWRSRMRALSLTRNFESEYDEITEKMRTVVGVSESLRDSVALMNVLGLILDIGNYMNDANKQARGFKLSSLSRLAMVKDDKNESTLADLVERIVRNQYPEWENFTGDINGVLVAQKINIEQLQQDAKKYIDTIASVQRSLDSGNLSDPKKFHPQDRVAQVVGRCMKDARRKAEQMEVYLEEMVKTYNDIMVFYGEDPTDENARRDFFSKLAGFINEWRRSHEKNEALERQRKLNEQQLKRKNAAMKALQDREGGGGGGGGGLASPTSTGAMDSLMEKLRAAAPQARDQRDRRRRARLKDRHQVRVASGQKLPELGSGVSGGEGGGGAGEVNGDGGEGGLERVKSNETAEGGGGEAEGGAGRRGSKPDVLVPTKEVTAENDAGEDDVAQRAALLLQGFRGGGDGVNDGDDAEKRENLRRSRRKTADDERRARRMRREKAHSTVSNGGDSAASTVGDGEVIGGDVPPTPSAEEFAAAAAAAGVELTSTGGGNTANGNGSA, from the coding sequence ATGTCATCCCACGACAAGGCGAGGGCTTCTAGCGGGAAGGCctcgtccttcttccaccGATCCAAGAATAAGGTCGACAAGCGAACCACAGCCAACGACGCCCAATACTTGGCCACCGACAACGACGGTGCCAGCTCTGTACACTCGCGCAGCTCGCGCCACCAACGAGAGTCCTCGGTCATCTCTCTCGATCGCCCAGACTCATCCGGCTCCGGCATCAATAACATGGCCGGAGTCATGACCACAATCCCATACGATGCCGTCCCGAGCGGCCGCCGCTCGCCCGTTCCCGTGGAATATCTCCCACAAGGCGATCAGATGCCCATTCGACTTCAACCGCACCACTTAAACAAGGCCACCAGCGATTTTCATCAGTACCCAACTTTTGATACCCCTCAGCATGCTTCTAGTCCTAACCTCAGCACACCGCGCGTGCCCGCACACGCCTCTCCGAGCATATCTAATATCACAATGGCTACCACAGGCCGCCAGGCCCAACTTCAACAATGGGGACCGCCGCGAGAGGGCGGAAGTTCCAACAATTCCCGTTACAATTCATACATGACGACCACAAGCAGGAGCTCTGGAGACAACGCAAGCATCATGTCAGGTAATACAGGATCCTACCATGACCAGGCCCAGGCCCAAGGATACAATCGCTTATCAAGAACAGCTTTGCCAAGCGCCTCTTCGCAGTCTTCCTTTTTGTCGCCGCACTCCCCCGCTCCCAGGGACGCCCGCAATACCAAGTTCCCGTCCGGATTCCAGAACAGCGACGGTTTCCAGTTTCCAAGGCCCACCGACGAATCGATCATCGAGCAAATGTTCCTTGCGCTCATGCAAAAAAGAGGATGGCACAATCTTCCGGACCAGGCCAAACGACAGATGGTGGCATATCCAGCCGACAAGAAATGGACCCTCATCTACCAGGACCGGCTTGCCGAGTGGCAGGGCGACCAGAAACGGAGACAGACCGCCAGGACAGGTCAGTACAGCAATGTTGATCTGACCCAGCTGCCAGACGAAGAGGGAAGCCCCGAATGGTACGTGCGCAAGGTTATGGAAAATGCGCTCGACTCGAAGGGCTTGGGCAGTTTGGAGGTCAACCTGCGGACGCAGCAGATCGGCTGGGTGAAGCGGTTTATCGAGTGCCAGGGTCAGGTTGCTTTGACGAACGTGCTGCTCAAGATCAACCGGAGGACGGTCAACGGCCCGACTCAGGACTCTGGAAAGGGCGACAAGAATCTGGACAAGGAGTACGACATTGTCAAGTGCCTCAAGGCGTTGATGAACAACAAGTTTGGAGCGGAAGATGCGCTGGCCCACCAGCAGGTCCTTGTGGCCTTGGTTGTGTCTCTGATATCGCCTCGGCTGACAACCCGGAAGCTGGTCAGCGAAGTGTTGACCTTTTTGTGCCATTGGAACGAGGGCAAGGGGCAGCTCAAGGTGATTGAGGCGATGGACGTGGTCAAGAATCAGCAAGGAGAAAACGGGAGGTTTGATGCCTGGATGCGCCTTGTGGAGGTCACCATTGATGGGCGGGGCAAGATGGGCAGCTTGGTCGGCGCGAGCGAGGAGGTGCGCAGCGGTGGCATCGGCATGGAGAACCTGCTGATGGAATACGCCGTGGCCACGCTCATCTTGATCAACATGTTCATCGACGCCCCTGAAAAGGACCTCCAGATGCGTGTGCATATCCGTGCGCAGTTTACGGCATGCGGCATCAAGCGGATGCTGAACAAGATGGAGGCGTTTCAGTACGACCTCATCGACAAGCAGATCGAGAGGTTCCGAACCAACGAGGCCATTGACTATGAGGATATGTTTGAGAGGGAGAACAGTAGTATCAAGGACAGCGTGGAGGGGGAAGTCAGGGACCTCAATGACCCAGTACAGATTGTTGACGCTATTCAGCAGCGGCTGAAGGGGAGTAAAACGCAGGATTACTTCATCTCGGCTTTGCAGCATTTGCTTCTAATCAGGGAGAATGATGGCGAGGAACGGTTGCGCATGTTCCAGCTGGTGGATGCCATGTTGAGTTATGTGGCTATGGATCGGCGTTTGCCGGATATGGACCTGAAGCAAAGCCTGAATTTTACTGTGCAAAACCTTCTCGACAAGCTGCATACCGACTCGGAAGCTCGACAGGCTTTCGATGAAGCTACTGAGCAACGGCGCATTGCCGAGGCTGCCCTGGCAGAGCGTGATGAGCTTAGAGAAAGGATAGCGATGGGCGCCGATGGCCTCGTGGCCAAGCTTCAGAAGCAGATTGATGAACAGGCCAGGTTCATCGATGCTCAAAGACGACAGGCCGAGGGTCTCAAGTCTGAGATGGATAACCTCCAGACGCTCAGAGCGAAGGAGGCCCAGCGTTACGAGTTGGAAACACGCGAGCTGTATCTCATGCTTCGCGATGCCCAGGATGTTGCTGCTTCCAACGCTGCCAAGGGTAACAAGctcggggaggaggatccaGCTGCCATGCAGGGCATTTTGGATCGCGAGAGGCTCATGAGCCGTCTTCAGATGCAGCTTGAGCGGCAAAAGACGGTGTATAAGCTGGAAGGCAGAGTCTGGGGAGAGTCTGTGGGTCCATCAGACAGACTACGTGCTCTGCGTGAGGAGATGGATGGCTTTGGCGGTGCGGCTGATCATCCTGACGGTCCCGCTCCCAGAGACTTCACCAATAGCATGCTCGGCAGTGTCAAGAGGTCAACCAGGATACCGCGGAAACCTCTTGGACCTCGTGGTGAGCGGCAAGCGACAGAGGATGACGTACTGGAAGAGGATAtcgatgaggaagatgatgccaTCATTATCGAGAAGCCTCGCCTGGTTGAGTACAAGCGGCCTGTATTGGAtcccaagaaggctgctggcATGTTCAACGAGCTCCAGGGCAAGGTGCAGCGATACGATGCCAGTGACTCCGAAGACAACGATGGCATCACTACCGGTCCCTCCCATCCAAGCTTGGAGGCACAGGCTCCTGCTACTCCCAGCGACAATGAGCCGCCCAAGATTCGGATCACGGACACCACACCAGCggctcctgcccctcccgGCCCGGCTGCTGGCggtcctccaccaccgcctcctcctccccccccgcccATGCCCGGGAGACTTCCGGGAGCCCCTCCACCAATTCCAGgtgctgctcctccagcagcCGGCggccctcctccgccgcctccaccgccgcctccccccaTGCCTGGCAAACTGCCCGGTGCTCCCCCTCCGGTGCCGGGTGCTGGTgggccaccacctcctcctccgccacctccccctcctcccatgcCCGGCACGGGCGGCatgcctcctccgccgccaccgcccccgCCTATGCCTGGTATGAAGGGTATgccggcacctccaccaccgcccatgCCTGGTGGAATGTCAGGCCACTTTCTGTCCCGAAACCAGAACCTTGCTCCCGCCGGACCCTCTCTCGGCTTGTCGATTGTTCGGCCtaagaagaagctcaaggctcTCCACTGGGAGAAGGTCGACTCACCGCTCACCACCCACTGGGCCGCCCACACCCCCTCGGCCGAAGACAGAGAAGAGAAGTACCTGGAGCTTAGTCGCAAGGGCATTCTGGACGAAGTCGAGAAGCTGTTCATGGCGCGAGAAATCAAGGCTCTCGGGGGAGggcaggccaagaaggacgaCAAGAAGCAGATCATCTCTAACGACTTGCGCAAGGCTTACGAAATTGCCCTCGCCAAGTTTTCTCAGCTGTCtgtggagaaggtggtgcAGATGATTATCCACTGCGATCCCGAGGTTCTCGACAACCCGGTCGTGATGGACTTTTTGCAAAAGGAGGACCTGTGCAACATTCCGGACAGCACGGCCAAGCTGTTGGCGCCGTACAGCAAGGACTGGACGGGGCCCGAGGCGGACAAGGAGACGCGCGAACAGGATCCAGCCGAGCTGACGAGGCAGGATCAGATTTATCTCATGACTGCCTTTGAGCTGCATCACTATTGGCGCAGCCGGATGCGCGCCCTGTCGCTGACGCGCAATTTCGAGTCGGAGTATGACGAGATCACGGAAAAGATGAGGACCGTGGTTGGGGTCTCGGAGTCGCTTCGGGACTCGGTCGCGTTGATGAATGTTTTGGGACTGATTCTTGATATCGGCAATTACATGAACGACGCGAACAAGCAGGCGAGGGGGTTCAAGCTCTCGTCCTTGTCGcggttggcgatggtgaaGGACGACAAGAACGAGTCGACGCTGGCGGACCTGGTGGAGAGGATTGTCCGGAACCAGTACCCCGAGTGGGAGAACTTTACGGGGGATATCAacggggtgttggtggcgcAGAAAATCAACATTGAGCAGCTACAGCAGGACGCGAAGAAGTATATTGACACCATCGCCAGCGTTCAGAGGAGCTTGGACAGTGGGAACTTGTCGGATCCGAAGAAGTTTCACCCCCAAGATCGGGTCGCGCAGGTGGTGGGACGGTGCATGAAGGATGCAAGGAGGAAGGCGGAGCAGATGGAGGTTTatctggaggagatggtcAAGACGTACAATGACATTATGGTGTTTTATGGGGAGGATCCGACGGATGAGAATGCCAGACGGGATTTTTTCAGCAAGCTGGCGGGTTTTATTAAtgagtggaggaggagtcaTGAGAAGAATGAGGCTTTggagaggcagaggaagttgaatgagcagcagctgaagaggaagaatgCGGCGATGAAGGCGCTGCAGGAtagagaggggggagggggagggggtggtggcgggttGGCTAGTCCTACCAGTACGGGGGCGATGGATAGTTTGATGGAGAAGTTGAGGGCTGCGGCGCCGCAGGCTAGGGATCAGAGGGATagacggaggagggcgaggttgaaggaTAGGCATCAGGTGAGGGTTGCCAGTGGGCAGAAGCTGCCTGAGCTGGGGAGCGGGGTTagcgggggggagggggggggtggtgccggGGAGGtgaatggggatgggggggagggagggttggaACGGGTGAAGAGTAATGAGACggccgaggggggtggtggtgaggctgagggtggtgctgggaggagaggcagcAAACCTGATGTTTTGGTGCCGACGAAGGAAGTCACGGCGGAAAACGACGCAGGAGAAGACGATGTTGCTCAGCGGGCGGCGTTGTTGCTGCAGGGTTTCagaggggggggtgatggggttaATGACGGGGACGATGCGGAAAAGAGGGAGAAtttgaggaggtcgagaagGAAAACAGCTGATGATGAAAggcgggcgaggaggatgaggagggaaaaGGCGCATAGCACGGTCAGCAACGGGGGTGATTCTGCTGCCAGCacggttggggatggggaggttatTGGGGGGGATGTACCCCCTACGCCGAGCGCCGAGGagtttgctgctgctgctgcggcggcgggggtggagtTGACTAGTACGGGGGGAGGGAATACGGCGAATGGGAATGGAAGTGCGTAG
- a CDS encoding uncharacterized protein (COG:S; EggNog:ENOG503NZ89; CAZy:GH154): MTSTPPSPQGLNLGYSHPHPFSLISLSTRSSVQALLTSLLDPLLPFFSPLKSRIKCPGATAVRFDQSASEVEGICRPLWGLACLLAGGGGYHAAEYWVEGIRNGVDPDGEEYWGYPRDNDQRMVEMCPLGFALAVVPGIWEGLGDKGRRDLESWLGNSINEKNMPDTNWLWFRVFANLGLKKNGGKYSQERLDRDVEHLETFYRGDGWSNDGPEGIHQMDYYSSSFAIHFLQLLYAKLAGHDEPARAAEFKKRAQMAALDLAHYYDTEGRSIPFGRSVGYRFAMVSFWGAIAYADVELPKPLTWGMVKGIVMRHLRWWQTQADMWSSSGTLTIGYSYPNMYMAENYNSPGSPYWACLAFICLAVPETHPFWTSEEQDHWGVLPPVKALPQPGHIMVSLGTHTFLLSSGQACSYPMKGTHAKYGGFAYSSSYAYSVPPGLFTLEQYALASQLGLSDDGGEYWKTRRLSASQLKTAPDGTPFLISEWKPFVDVHVKTYLLPPVPGATENYHFRVHHIWAEGREVMTADGSFAICNESTLRESKGRYLDLWDESKGEGTSPKLIGNYDLATPEAWADGQKGAFAVHKTKGAVGIRALEGGSIRKANLVNADPNSNLVESRTAIPTLQGTVKKGEKVWYVGGIYARPGGKPEEFLSGWDKIPELPGWLKEEIEKSS; the protein is encoded by the exons AtgacctccaccccccccagcccccaaGGCCTGAATCTAGGCtactcccacccccaccccttctccctcattTCACTTTCCACCCGCTCCTCCGTCCAAGCGTTGCtgacctccctcctcgaccccTTGCTGCCATTTTTCTCACCGCTGAAATCCCGTATCAAGTGCCCGGGCGCCACCGCGGTGAGGTTTGATCAGTCGGCCTCGGAAGTGGAGGGCATATGCCGCCCGCTGTGGGGGCTTGCGTGCTTGctggcgggagggggggggtatCATGCGGCAGAATactgggtggaggggatAAGAAACGGGGTTGATCCCGATGGGGAGGAGTATTGGGGGTATCCGAGGGATAATGACcagaggatggtggagatgTGCCCTTTGGGGTTTGCGCTTGCCGTGGTGCCAGGGAtatgggaggggttgggagataaggggaggagggatctGGAGAGTTGGTTGGGGAATAGCATCAATGAGAAGAA CATGCCGGACACGAACTGGTTGTGGTTTAGGGTTTTTGCGAATCTTGGGCTGAAGAAGAATGGGGGAAAGTATAGCcaggagaggttggataGGGATGTTGAGCATCTGGAAACTTTTTACagaggggatggatggagtAATGACGGGCCAGAGGGGATTCATC AAATGGACTactactcctcctccttcgccaTCCActtcctccaactcctctaCGCCAAACTCGCCGGCCACGACGAGCCCGCCCGCGCGGCCGAGTTCAAGAAGCGGGCGCAAATGGCCGCCCTCGACTTAGCTCACTATTACGACACAGAAGGCCGGTCCATCCCCTTTGGCAGGTCGGTAGGCTACCGCTTTGCCATGGTCTCCTTCTGGGGAGCGATTGCCTACGCCGATGTTGAACTCCCGAAACCGCTGACGtgggggatggtgaagggGATTGTGATGAGACATCTCCGGTGGTGGCAGACGCAGGCTGACATGtggagcagcagcgggaCGTTGACGATTGGGTATAGTTATCCGAATATGTACATGGCTGAGAATTACAACAGTCCTGGATCGCCG TACTGGGCTTGTCTGGCGTTTATCTGTCTCGCCGTCCCTGAGACGCACCCCTTTTGGACTTCGGAAGAACAAGACCACTGGGGTGTGCTGCCCCCGGTGAAGGCTCTGCCTCAGCCGGGCCACATCATGGTCAGCCTCGGAACccacaccttcctcctctcctccggtCAAGCCTGCTCCTACCCCATGAAAGGCACCCACGCCAAATACGGCGGCTTCGCCTACTCGTCCTCCTACGCCTACTCCGTCCCCCCCGGGCTCTTCACACTGGAGCAATACGCCCTAGCCTCCCAACTCGGCCTTTCCGACGACGGGGGCGAGTACTGGAAAACCAGACGGCTGTCAGCCTCCCAGCTCAAAACAGCACCAGATGGGACCCCGTTCCTCATCTCAGAGTGGAAGCCTTTTGTGGATGTCCACGTCAAGACCTATCTCCTTCCGCCTGTTCCAGGAGCGACGGAGAACTACCATTTCCGGGTTCATCACATCTGGGCCGAGGGAAGGGAGGTCATGACGGCTGATGGGAGTTTTGCCATCTGCAATGAGTCGACGCTGCGGGAGTCAAAGGGGCGGTATTTGGATTTGTGGGATGAGTccaagggggaggggacgagTCCAAAGCTGATTGGGAATTATGATCTTGCTACTCCTGAGGCGTGGGCAGACGGCCAAAAGGGGGCGTTTGCGGTTCATAAGACCAAGGGTGCGGTTGGGATTAGGGCTTTGGAGGGCGGGAGTATAAGGAAGGCGAACTTGGTGAATGCcgaccccaacagcaacctgGTCGAGAGCAGGACTGCTATCCCGACGTTGCAGGGgacggtgaagaagggggaaaaggttTGGTATGTCGGTGGGATTTATGCCCGCCCGGGCGGGAAGCCAGAGGAATTTTTGAGCGGGTGGGACAAGATTCCCGAGCTGCCGgggtggttgaaggaggagattgaaAAGTCATCTTGA
- the SER1 gene encoding Phosphoserine transaminase (BUSCO:EOG09262B1U; EggNog:ENOG503NUNH; COG:E): protein MPRHPLKTRELLERVIVINLLCYKTHNKMPSRADITYFGAGPAALPTDVLEAASKALLDYNGTGLGIAEHSHRSELATNIINEAKADLANYLEFSPENYEVIFMQAGGTGEFAASVYNLVGAWVSRQHAALKKELGDDEEAILAALRKKVETELKVDYIVTGGWSLKAYQEAQRLLGPEYVNLVADARTINDGKFGKIPDESTWKLSKDAAYVYFCDNETVDGVEFPAFPSVLTPDANGNGPIVVADMSSNILSRRIPVNNYSLIFFGAQKNLGSTGVTVAILKKSFLPPHVVQPSAPLLRKLGLPIPPIILQYEIVAKNNSLYNTLSIFDVYIAGQVLKKLLNTYPDKVDGQQAVAEKKASLIYGALEAHPDVYRVVPDKTVRSKMNICFRVTKNGDTDETEKSFLKAATVLGLTGLKGHRSVGGIRASNYNSIPLEGAEKLAKFVHDFAKAS, encoded by the exons ATGCCCCGCCATCCACTGAAGACGAGAGAACTCTTGGAAAGAGTCATTGTAATAAATCTCTTGTGCTACAAGACACACAACAAAATGCCTTCTCGCGCCGACATCACATACTTTGGCGCCGGCCCTGCCGCCCTTCCCACCGACGTCCTGGAAGCTGCCTCCAAGGCCCTCCTCGACTACAACGGCACTGGTCTCGGCATCGCCGAGCACAGTCATCGCTCTGAGCTGGCCACCAATATCATCAACGAGGCCAAGGCCGACCTGGCCAACTACCTCGAGTTCTCTCCCGAGAACTATGAGGTCATCTTCATGCAAGCCGGTGGTACCGGAGAGTTTGCCGCCTCAGTCTACAACCTTGTTGGCGCCTGGGTGAGCAGACAACACGCCGCTCTCAAGAAGGagctcggtgatgatgaagaggctATTCTGGCTGCTCTCCGCAAGAAGGTCGAGACAGAGCTCAAGGTCGATTACATCGTCACCGGTGGCTGGTCCCTCAAGGCTTaccaagaagctcaaagACTCTTGGGCCCCGAGTATGTCAACCTCGTTGCTGATGCTCGCACCATCAACGATGGCAAGTTTGGCAAGATTCCCGATGAGTCGACATGGAAGCTCAGCAAGGACGCCGCCTATGTCTACTTCTGCGACAACGAGACAGTCGACGGCGTCGAGTTCCCGGCCTTCCCTTCGGTCCTCACCCCTGATGCCAACGGAAACGGTCCTATCGTGGTGGCCGACATGTCGTCCAACATTCTGTCCCGCCGCATCCCAGTCAACAACTACTCTCTCATCTTCTTTGGTGCCCAAAAAAACCTCGGCTCTACTGGTGTCACTGTTGCCATCCTCAAGAAGagcttcctcccccctcacgTGGTCCAGCCCAGCGCTCCCCTTCTCAGGAAGCTCGGCTTGCCAATTCCCCCCATCATCTTGCAGTACGAGATTGTTGCCAAAAACAACAGCTTGTACAACACTCTGAGCATCTTTGA CGTCTACATTGCCGGTCAGGTTCTCAAGAAGCTCCTCAACACCTACCCCGACAAGGTCGACGGCCAAcaggctgttgctgagaagaaggcttcTCTCATCTACGGCGCTCTGGAGGCCCATCCAGATGTGTACCGCGTTGTTCCTGACAAGACCGTCAGGTCAAAGATGAACATTTGCTTTAGGGTGACAAAG AACGGAGACACAGACGAGACCGAAAAGAGCTTCCTCAAGGCTGCCACCGTCTTGGGCTTGACTGGTCTCAAGGGCCACCGCAGCGTCGGCGGCATCCGTGCCTCCAACTACAACTCCATCCCTCTGGAAGGCGCCGAGAAGCTGGCCAAGTTTGTCCATGACTTTGCAAAGGCTTCCTGA
- a CDS encoding uncharacterized protein (EggNog:ENOG503NTX2; COG:Q), with translation MDHTATHNSPRTWFLTSSLSPLCIRLIRLLLAHGDYVVACLPPAEIENDDRSAEFRELINECKSNRKDREGWKDRIRGIRCDGRVMGQSGAAIAEAVQVFGRIDILLCCKFEAVIGTVEELSTTPRTRNLVRDQFETIFFSQVNFIKAALPQFRAQHTGHIIILTSIGGHIGTPGMSIYTAATWALEGYCDSLAYEIAPFNIKVTVVQPNKEIQSLTNKIVFAPQLPYYDSDVNPAPSVREIYGNMLNANPETAIDHLVGAEERPDDIQYRYPKLPAAAYDKLVMETVHALTAIGGHENPPARHIVGFDGAIAVKEKLKTVTEELEDFVEASVAVDIFDSELKKEARQGGGDREEGGGGQGRYMSEDVQIGIM, from the exons ATGGATCACACAGCAACCCACAACTCGCCGCGGACGTGGTTTCTCACATCCTCGCTATCACCGCTATGTATACGGTTGATCCGGTTATTACTAGCACACGGTGACTACGTGGTGGCCTGTCTACCACCGGCAGAAATCGAAAACGACGACAGAAGCGCCGAGTTCCGTGAGCTCATCAACGAATGCAAGAGCAACCGCAAAGACCGCGAAGGATGGAAAGATCGAATCAGGGGTATCCGGTGCGACGGCCGGGTAATGGGGCAGAGTGGTGCTGCCATAGCGGAAGCCGTCCAAGTCTTTGGCCGAATTGATATCTTGCTATGTTGCAAGTTTGAAG CTGTCATCGGCACGGTAGAAGaactctccaccaccccccggaCCCGCAACCTCGTCCGCGACCAGTTTGaaaccatcttcttctcccaagTCAACTTTATCAAAGCCGCCCTCCCCCAGTTCCGCGCTCAGCACACAGGCCACATCATCATTCTCACTAGCATCGGCGGGCATATCGGTACCCCGGGCATGTCGATCtacaccgccgccacctgGGCCCTCGAAGGCTACTGCGACTCCTTGGCCTACGAAATCGCCCCCTTCAATATCAAGGTCACTGTTGTCCAACCCAACAAGGAGATCCaatccctcaccaacaagatCGTCTTCGCGCCTCAGCTACCGTACTATGACTCTGATGTGAACCCAGCACCGTCGGTGAGGGAGATTTACGGGAATATGCTGAACGCCAACCCAGAGACGGCGATTGATCACCTCGTGGGAGCGGAGGAGAGGCCGGATGATATACAATATCGATATCCTAAActgccggcggcggcgtatGACAagctggtgatggagacggtGCATGCCTTGACGGCCATTGGGGGGCATGAGAACCCGCCGGCGAGGCATATTGTTGGGTTTGACGGGGCGATTGCTGTGAAGGAGAAGTTGAAGACGGTGacggaggagttggaggatttTGTGGAGGCGAGCGTGGCGGTGGATATTTTTGATAGTGAactgaagaaggaggcgaggcagggggggggagatagggaggagggagggggtgggcaGGGGAGGTATATGAGCGAGGATGTGCAGATAGGGATAATGTGA